The genomic DNA tactctcaggttgtgtatatgtactcccaggttgtgtatgtgtactcccaggttctgtatatgtactcccaggttgtgtatatgtactcccaggttgtgtatgtgtactcccaggttctgtatatgtactcccaggttctgtatgtgtactctcaggttgtgtatatgtactcccaggttctgtatatgtactcccaggttctgtatgtgtactctcaggttgtgtatatgtactcccaggttgtgtatatgtactcccaggttctgtatgtgtactcccaggttctgtatatgtactcccaggttgtgtatatgtactcccaggttctgtatgtgtactcccaggttctgtgtgtgtactcccaggttgtgtatatgtactcccaggttctgtatgtgtactcccaggttctgtgtgtgtactcccaggttgtgtatatgtactcccaggttgtgtatatgtactcccaggttctgtATGTGTACTCCCAGGTTCTGTATGTGTACTCCCAGGTTCTGTGTGTGTACTCCCAGGTTCTGTATATGTACTGACCCAGGTTCTGTATGTGTACTCCCAGGTTCTGTGTGTGTACTCCCAGGTtctgtatatgtactcccaggttgtgtgtgtgtttggtgctTGTGTTGCATGACGGTGACAGAAgagttgtttgtgtgtttgtatgctgTCTCTATTCACCTCTGTGATATAAATACTGTGTTGACTTCCTGGTGAGATGTGATGGTTTCTCTCTCTAACCAATGCAGTCTCATCTATAGACATGCACAGAACAGATACAATAACCAGGCGACTCAGAgatcctctccacagtattaGCATACAGAGACAaatacatttcagtcatttaacAGAGACCCTTATCCAGAGCAATCTACAGGAGCATTATGGGTcatgtgccttgctcaagggcacatcaacagttTTTCACTTAGgaggctcggggatttgaaccagcggcCTCGTGGCCACTGGCCCAATACTGCCGCCCCAGTACAGTTGGCGAAGCCAGCAACGATCGAGGTGGTATCTATTAGCATGATGTACATCCAGTACATAGAACAGGTTTGATAAATCAGACACAGAGGTCTTACAgcagcatctcaaatggcaccctgttccctatttagtgcaccacttttgaccagggtccataaggctctggtggaaagtagtgcactgtatagagaatagggcaccatttgggacacaatcaaAGAGTCATACAAGGACAGTAGGTGGAATCAGCCATGCTTGAGGTCGTATCTATCTGCAGTATGTCCATGAGAAACCGCTCTCTTGGCTTCGCTTCTGTCACCACCTCAACAAACAGTATGTACAGGTCACGTTGACAGCTGTTGACAATGACAGTATTTCATCTCACAGGGTAAGAAGGAAGTCCTTTGGCACGGCAGGGGTTGAAAAGGAGAAGTCCCTCTTCCAGACAGTACACAGTTCCACCTGTTCCATCCAGATTAAAGTCCAAATCAGTCCCCAGCAGTCTTCTCAGGAACTCTTCTTGCAACAAAACAAATTATCCCTCAATTCTCATTATGACAAAAGTTAATTTCTAATTCCTTTTTAAGGTAGAAGGTCCTCATTCTCACTGTTGAAAGTGTCCAGGTTCCCAATGCTTAGTCAGTTCAACTGAACCTGAACCTAAGTCTATTGATTGTACTATTTGCAGTATGGGTTCCATCTCCCTCTGTGATGCAGTACTGTGATTGATCCACAGGGGGtgctgtcctgtctcagtcttGGGGAGCCTGGTTGATCACCTTCTTCTTACGCACCGACACCAGGTCATAGAAGGGGTCCTTGGTGATGCTGGCTCTGTAAAGTGACATATCAGGATGGTGGGTTGTTAATGGTGTTGTGATTGCGTGTGTAGCCTATAAAAGCCCAGCCTAGGCAACATAGAGGAACTACAGTACGTCACTGCCTAGGTCACTGCTCTACCGCTTAAATCAAATACTAAATCATAGTTGGTAAGATGGAGACCACAGAGGTTATTTTTAACGAGTGTCGAACTACCTTCACTAAAACCACTGCAAAGGTTTTGCCTGCAAACTTTGGTTTTGAATCGCGACGTTCTGGAATGTCTGCCTCCTGATTGGTCGGGAGACCCTAGTCACTGTGTtgtctatctatctgtgtgtgtgtgtgtgtgtgtgtgtgtgtgcgtgtgtgtggtgaaactgggaggaactataggaggatgggctcattgtaatggctggaatggaatcaattgAACGGTATCAAACCCATCAAAACACATGGGAACCACACCTTTGACTCCGTTCCATATATGCCACTCCAGCCAATACAATGAGcgcgtcctcctatagctcctcccgcCAGCCTCCACTGGCGTGTGTGTATTCTcctgtagctcctcccaccagtgtGTTCTTCCATGCGTAGTACCTGATGCTCTCTATCCATGTGTCTCGTTCCTCAGCGGTAGCGGCACAGATCATGTACGACTGGTGTTTCCCCTCCACCACTCtgccgtctgtctctgtcttacaCGCCTTGATCTTCTGACCCCTGCTGTTGGGGTTATACAGCTCCAGACAGTActgaggaacacagagagacagacaggagcaatCAAGTCAATCACACGGAAGGATAAGTAAGGGTGAGTAGTGCGCTCtcactctttcacacacacacacacactgaaggatGAGTGTCTAAGGGTATTGTATTCTTACCGGTTTGCGTGCATAcaccacctctctcacacacaggttCTCCAGAGGGATGATGCCTCTGGGCTCCTTGTCctgtagagagagatgaggatagaggaaggtgtttagagagggagggatggatggagggagttgcagtagaggatggagggagggagcaaggaAGGAGGGGTGTGGAGGGATATAACCGATGCAGAGGGAATGTTTTCATTGGacggggaagagatggagggaatgttTTCATTggacggggaggagagatggagggatgaaaatcAATAGGGAAGttggaaaggaaggaaggagaaggagatggagatgaaCTTAAAGGAGGAATGGAGAGGTATTGAAAGGGgtcagtgagatggagagaaggatgggcATAGAGGAGTAGACAGGTAGGAGAGACTTACAGTGGTCTACTCAAAGTAGTAGAGACTTACAATGGTGTACTGAAAATAGTAGAGACTTACAGTGGTCTACTCAAAGTAGCAGAGACTTACAGTGGTGTACTCAAAGTAGCAGAGACTTACAGTGGTCTACTCAAAGTAGTAGAGACTTACAGTGGTCTACTCAAAGTAGCAGAGACTTACAGTGGTCTACTCAAAGTAGCAGAGACTTACAGTGGTCTACTCAAAGTAGTAGAGACTTACAGTGGTCTACTCAAAGTAGCAGAGACTTACAGTGGTCTACTCAAAGTAGCAGAGACTTACAGTGGTGTACTCAAAGTAGCAGAGACTTACAGTGGTCTACTCAAAAGTAGCAGAGACTTACAGTGGTCTACTCAAAGTAGCAGAGACTTACAGTGGTCTACTCAAAGTAGCAGAGACTTACAGTGGTCTACTCAAAGTAGCAGAGACTTACAGTGGTGTACTCAAAGTAGCAGAGACTTACAGTGGTGTACTCAAAGTAGTAGAGACTTACAGTGGTGTACTCAAAGTAGTAGAGACTTACAGTGGTGTACTCAAAGTAGAGACTTACAGTGGTGTACTCAAAGTAGTAGAGACTTACAGTGGTGTACTCAAAGTAGTAGAGGCAGTTGTCAGTCAGGATGAACCATCTCCTCTTCCACGTCTTCACTCTGCCTCCTGaccaaccaaacacacacatctgacatactgtagatatgCTACGGCTTTTGTCTGTTTACTACCTAGACTGCATCCTACTGTTGGTTTGCTCCACTAGACTACAGAGTCGAACAGGAAAGGGTAGTTGTTTAGGGTAGGCTTTTAATGTTCCAGGTTTGAGTTGTAAATCAGCTAATAACATCTCTGGATATCTGTGAAGGGCGGAGCTCCCCAAGGAGCAACAGTATTTAAGAGGTACGTCAGCTAAATGATATCATGACCATGTTGTTGGGTGTCTCACCTAGTTTGAGGAGCCATCCCTCCCTGTCGGGGTTGAAGAAGGTGTGGGTCAGGTCATTCCCATCATCCTCTGGGATTTTAAAGGGCTCGTTCCTGATGCTGTCGTACAGTTTCTGAAGAGGGAGACAGCAGAGAAGCCAGCTGATGAAGTAAGGGCCATTTCCTGGTTTGACATACATTATGCTTAGTTTTTATACAACTACATTTTTCCACTGCTATCAAGGTAGAAttcaaaccaatcaaaccaaaCCCCATAGCTACATAGCGGCAGATCCCAATACTTCAGGGTCATGTGACCTATATGAACACTGTGAATGGCCGGTGTGTCTTACCATACACATCTCATTGGTCAACCAACTACTACTTCCTGATGATGTGACCTATGTGGCCTCTCTGATTGGCTGCTGTGTCTCACCATGAACATCTCATTGGTCAATGAACTACTACTTCCTGATGATGTGACCTATGTGGCCTCTCTGATTGGATGTCTCACCGTGAGCAGCTCATTGGGCAGGTCCCCTCCGTTGTTGATGCCTCTGTTCATAGAGATGAATCTCTCTAGAGGGGTCTTGTCCTTCACGTTGGGGTTGTGGAGGCTGGTGTTCAACATGATGATGGCAAACGACAGGATGTAACAGGTGTCTGAGGGAACACAGAGAAATGTAGACATTATACACAGTTTAAATTGTGATTTCAGGGGAATgagaacacatacagtacacacacacacacacacacacacacacacacacacacacacacacacacacacacacacacacacacacacacacacacacacctgtagacTGAAAGACTTCAGCGTTACAGTCACAGTAGCGAGTggttacaccacacacacacacacacacacacacacacacacacacacacacacacacacacacacacacacacacacctgtagacTGAAAGACTTCCGCGTTACAGTCACAGTAGCGTGTGGCGAAGGTTTCCATCATGCGGTCAATCTTCTGAGCCTCGCCGGGCAGACGGAAACTCCACAGGAACTgcctgagacatacagacagacattcaGACAGGGGGTTCAGACCAGTCAGGCTCACAGAgctcctgtgttctgccttcagACTACAACTTCAGCCCAAGTCATCTACAGTTATTTGACCAAATGTATTCTGTCATTTTAACATAGCTGAGAATTGAAAGGTTAGTTGATGAACAGCCCGTCAACCTACCTCAGTGCCTGTACCAGGTTGAGGTCTGAGAACTCATGGAGGTCCACAAAGGCTTTCAGCGTCTGGAGGTGGAGGTCTTCTCTGTAAAGACACAAGCAGATTGAGCAGACTGAGAGACACGAACTACAAGAgctatcatattattattattgatttgAATTCACTGTCTCCCAACTCCTCGAAAATCTCCCCCTTTGTCCTCTCTCCACAGCCATCGGCgcttcatcaccatcatcatcatcatcatcatcatcatcatcatcatcatcatcatcatcatcatcatcatcatcatcatcatcatcatcaccaccataatcagcaccatcaccatcatcaataccatcatcatcaccaccaccatcatcatcatcatcaccaccaccaccatcaacatcaccaccaccaccaccatcatcatcatcatcaccatcaccatcatcatcaccatcaccaccaccatcatcatgtccctactgtacctctctcccAGGTAGTCTCCAATAGCAGTCTTATTGAGCCCCTCCTCCTTGTAAAGGAACTCTGCTATTGGCTGAGGGTTCCTCTCCAGAAGCTTGTTCTCTACTAGGTAGTTTATACCCTAGAATGATTTAAAACAGACATCAATTAACCAATACATCACCCAGTCAATTAgacaatcagtcagtcagatacTATAAAACACTTTAAATATAACACTTTTATTTAGCTTTTACAGTGATAAGAGTGAGTAACACACACACCGGCCTTCTGATCTGTGATTGGTTGTTAAATGCTGTTGTTTGTCTTGTTTCAGAATGAGCTCACAGATTCCATCTGTTTGACTAGACTTCCTAAAAGCTTGAGACGGAATTAGGGCACCGTTTATAAAAAATTCACTATTCCTTAAAACTCAatatctcttcctctttctcatcAGCACTGTAACTGAGGGGAAAAGTTACATTCTGTGTCAATAGTCAACTGTTGTAAATAGCTTTAGCcactagagcagtggtcaccaaccctagTCCTGGTGATCTACTGGTTGTAAATAGCTTTAGCcactagagcagtggtcaccaaccctagTCCTGGTGATCTACTGGTTGTAAATAGCTTTAGCCActagaacagtggtcaccaaccctagTCTTGGTGATCTCCTGGATGTAAATAGCATTAGCcactagagcagtggtcaccaaccctagTCTTGGTGATCTACTGGTTGTAAATAGCTTTAGCcactagagcagtggtcaccaaccctagTCTTGGTGATCTACTGGTTGTAAATAGCTTTAGCcactagagcagtggtcaccaaccctagTCTTGGTGATCTACTGGTTGTAAATAGCTTTAGCcactagagcagtggtcaccaaccctagTCTTGGTGATCTACTGGTTGTAAATAGCTTTAGCcactagagcagtggtcaccaaccctagTCTTGGTGATCTACTGGTTGTAAATAGCTTTAGCcactagagcagtggtcaccaaccctagTCTTGGTGATCTACTGGTTGTAAATAGCTTTAGCcactagagcagtggtcaccaaccctagTCTTGGTGATCTACTGGTTGTAAATAGCTTTAGCcactagagcagtggtcaccaaccctagTCTTGGTGATCTACTGGATGTAAATAGCTTTAGCcactagagcagtggtcacccaCCCTAGTCTTGGTGATCTACTGGTTGTAAATAGCTTTAGCcactagagcagtggtcaccaaccataGTCTTGGTGATCTACTGGTTGTAAATAGCTTTAGCcactagagcagtggtcaccaaccctagTCTTGGTGATCTACTGGTTGTAAATAGCTTTAGCcactagagcagtggtcaccaaccctagTCTTGGTGATCTACTGGTTGTAAATAGCTTTAGCcactagagcagtggtcaccaaccctagTCTTGGTGATCTACTGGATGTAAATAGCTTTAGCcactagagcagtggtcacccaCCCTAGTCTTGGTGATCTACTGGTTGTAAATAGCTTTAGCcactagagcagtggtcaccaaccctagTCTTGGTGATCTACTGGATGTAAATAGCATTAGCcactagagcagtggtcaccaaccctagTCTTGGAGAACTACTGGATGTAAATAGCTTTAGACattagagcagtggtcaccaaccctagTCTTGGAGAGCTACTGGATGTAAATAGCATTAGCcactagagcagtggtcaccaaccctagTCTTGGAGAACTACTGGATGTAAATAGCTTTAGACattagagcagtggtcaccaaccctagTCTTGGTGATCTACTGGATGTAAATAGCATTAGCcactagagcagtggtcaccaaccctagTCTTGTAGAACTACTGGATGTAAATAGCATTAGCcactagagcagtggtcaccaaccctagTCTTCTACTGGAGAACATTACTGGATGGTAAATGGAGAACTACTTGGTTGCcactagagcagtggtcaccaaccctagTCTTGGAG from Oncorhynchus keta strain PuntledgeMale-10-30-2019 chromosome 10, Oket_V2, whole genome shotgun sequence includes the following:
- the cyth4b gene encoding cytohesin 4b, whose translation is MTDCQMVSSDFTADERLEIESMKMHKRDLLEDIQKLKMEIDKVMAEVQDFESTEENKVLEKGKQFSSGKKKFNMDPKKGINYLVENKLLERNPQPIAEFLYKEEGLNKTAIGDYLGEREDLHLQTLKAFVDLHEFSDLNLVQALRQFLWSFRLPGEAQKIDRMMETFATRYCDCNAEVFQSTDTCYILSFAIIMLNTSLHNPNVKDKTPLERFISMNRGINNGGDLPNELLTKLYDSIRNEPFKIPEDDGNDLTHTFFNPDREGWLLKLGGRVKTWKRRWFILTDNCLYYFEYTTDKEPRGIIPLENLCVREVVYARKPYCLELYNPNSRGQKIKACKTETDGRVVEGKHQSYMICAATAEERDTWIESIRASITKDPFYDLVSVRKKKVINQAPQD